GGGCGTGGCGAGCCGGCCCTCCGCGCGCAGCCGCGTCCACAGCTTCGTGCCGCGCGGGGCCTGGAGCGGCGCCACCACCACCCAGGGCAGGTGCGTACGCTGGATGTTCGCGTGCAGCGAGTCGAAGACGGCGGGCGTGTCGTGGTCGAACCCGACGATGAAGCTGCCCCGGGGGCCGATGCCGTGCGCCTGGATGCGCAGGAGGTCGCCCACGAGGTCCGCGCGCACGTTCTGGTGCTTCTGCGCTTCCTTGAGCGCGCCCGCGTCGAAGGACTCGATGCCCAGGACGACGGTGTAGAAGTTCGCGTCCGCCATGCCCTCCATCAGGGCGGCGTCGCGGCTCAGGTTCATCGTCACCTGGGTGAAGAAGCGCAGCGGGCGGTGCAGGGCGCGGTTCAAGGGCACCAGCCCCGCGAGCACCTCCTTCGCGTAGGCCGCGTCCCCGATGAACTCGTCGTCCGCGAAGAAGACGCCCTCCGCGCCCAGCGCCGCGTGGGCGCGCACCTCCTCCAGCACGCGCTCCACCGGTTTGTGCCGCTGCTTGCGGCCGTACAGGTAGATGACGTCGCAGAAGGAGCAGTCGAACGGGCAGCCGCGCGTGGTCTGCACGGAGCCCCACGCGTAGCGCGGGAAGTCCGCCGCGACGGCGTCCCAGCGCGGCGGGGGGCTCTCACTGAGCGACGGCTTGTCGAGCTGCCGGTACTCCGGGGAGTACTCGCCCGCGAGCCAGTCCGCGAGGAAGCGCGGCCAGGTGCGCTCCGCCTCGTTGACGAAGAGGGCGTCGAAGAAGCCCCGGTAGTCCTCTGGCGCGGCGGAGACGGCGGGGCCGCCCGCGACCACCGTGGCGCCCCGGTCGCGGAAGAGGCCGCCCAGGAAGCGCGCCTGGTAGGTGAGGGCGGAGTACATCACCGACACGCCGACGAGGTCGTAGTCCGGCAGCTCCGTGTCCGCGCGCAGCTGCCCGTGCAGCTCCTCGTCCCAGATGTCCACGCTGAAGGCGTCCGGCGTGAGCGCCGCGAGCGTCGCGCAGGCCAGCGGCGTCATCGTCGCGCGCTTCACCAGCCCGCGCTCGGGGTCGAAGTCCTCCGTCTCACGGTCCACGTGGCGCCGGTCGGGCCCGCACTGGACCAGGAGGATGCGCGGCTTGGGTTCAGGAGGCGGCGCCATGGCTCAGAAGTAGAAGGGGACGGGGTTGAGCTGCGCTTCGGTCCTCGGGGCCTCGAGCCACCCCATCCGCACGGGGACGTCATACAGCCGGCCGGGGCCCAACCGGCGCCAGAAGTGCCGCAGCCCCGGGACGATGACCTTCACGGCGGATACGCCCACGTCCGGCCGTGATTGCTCCATCACCAGCATCTCCAGTCCCACGCGGGCGGCCCGGGCCACGCACTCGCGCACGTCGTCCCGCAGGTCGTCATGCCACACGCGCGGGAAGTCGGCGCGGACGCGCGCGGGGACCGAGTCGTCCGGGAAGAGCCAGGTGACGTCGTCGTGCGCGCCCGCGTCCCAGGGCGACGGGGCCGTGTCCTTCGGGTCGTAGCACTGGGCCACCTCCGTGAGCGCGCGCTGCACGGCGAGCTTCGCGTCGAAGTGGCAGCCGCACCCGGCCCAGGCCCGCCCCCGCTCCGGGGACCACACGAGCGCGACGAACACCGGGATGCCCAGGTCGTGCGTGAGATCCAACACCGACAGCTGGACGCCGAGCGACTGGTAGTGCGCCTCCACGGACGCGAACCACGGCTCGTCGAAGGAGCGCAGGTCCAGGCGCGGACGGCGCAGGCGGTTGTACCACCAGAGCGCCACCGCATCGCGCTCCACCAGCTCCAGGAAGCCCTGGAGGATGGCCTCCTCCACGCAGTTGCCCGCCGCGTTGCCGTTGGAGTTGAAGAGGCAGAACGGCCCGTCTCCCCCAGGGGGCGTGGGCGTGAAGAGGTACGCGAACGACGTGGGCACGTACTTGTGGACCCCGTGCGTGAGCGACCACGCGGGGCTCCAGTCCAGGGGTTGATCCGCGTAGGGCAGGGGCACCGCGGTGCGCATGTCGCGGCGGGCCGGGCCTTCGAGCGTGGCGGGCCGGGCCTGGAACTGCGCGGCGCTGAAGTGCTGGAGCTCGTCCGGGTGCACGGCCTTCGCGCCCAGCTGGGACGCCGTGGCGTGGACGCGGGGCTCGTCGCCCTGGAACACCGCGCTGTAGCGCTCCAGCGCTTCACACAGCGCGCCCGCGCGGGACTGGGCCTCCGTGCGGCCCTTGCCGCTGGCGACGCGGTGGAAGTCGTCGGAGGCCGGCGCGTCCGTCCAGGGGCACACGCGGAACACGGCGGAGTGGATGTGGCCCAGGGGCGCGTCGCCCGGCACCGCGCGCAGGTCGCTCACCACGCCCGTCACCGGGCTGATGAGGTGGCGGTGGCGCTCCCAGGTCTCCTCGGGCGTGAGGATGCGGTGGCCGCCGTCGCCGGTGAAGCGCTTGGGGCGCGAGGCCAGCTCCAGCGGCGCCTTCGCGCGCGCCTCCATCCAGTGGGGGTCGCCGCAATCCGGGCACTGCGGCCGCCGCGTCACCGCGTGCGACTCCAGCTTCCAGGTGGCGAAGTCCAGCGTCCACAGCCGCGTCTGGCCGCCGTCGGTGGCCCCGTCCACCACCCAGCGGGCCACGAGCGCCGCGGCGAACGACAGCCCCGCCTGCGCGGTGGTGGGCAGGCCGGTGCGCGGCGGACGCGTGGCTTGCGGTGGGGTGCCCTTGCGCGCGAGGTACTTCTCGATGGGGCGGTTGTCCAGGAGCCGCGCCGTGAGGCACGTCCAACAGGCGCGCTCGCCGGTGCCCACCACCGGGCCCGCGTGGCACGCGGTGCCGGACACCTTGAGCGGGAGGAACGCGGCGCCCGCGCTCCGGGCTTCACGGGCCAGCAGGAGCGCTTCCTGCGACAGGTAGTCGTCCACCAGCAGCACGTGGCGGTCCGCGTCCTCGCGCACGTCCAGGCCGGTGTCGCGCAGCGCCTCCGTCAGCCGCTCCCCGTCCTCGCCGTCGACGGCGCGCACCGCGACGGACATGTCCAGCAGCCGCCCCGCCGCGACGGCCGCGCCCACGCCCAGCGACTCCCAGAAGCCGGCGACGCTGGCGTCGAAGACGTCATGCGCCTCCTCCACGTGCCCGCGCTCCTCCAGCAGCGACAGCGCGTAGAGCACCTCCGGCGCGGAGGCCCGCCCCGCCAGCGCGGCGATGACGTTCGCCACGGTGCGCTGGCCATCCAGCAGGGGCACGATGCTCGCGTGCAGCTCGCCCTCCAGCAGGAACTGGGCGCGCTCCCCGACGAGGAACACGCGCCGCGCGTCGAGCACCTCGGCGCGCAGGTGGGGTTTGATGCGGAGGACTCGGTCCATGGGCAGGCGGGCGAGCCTAGCCGGGGCCCGCGCCAGTGCCTACGGCCGGCCCGGCTTCCGGGAGCCCGGACTCCGCGTGGTAGAACGCCGCGCATGTCCCGCATCCCCCTGTCGCAGAGCGCGCGTGTGTCCCCGGAGTCCGTGCATCCCCCCCTGCGGAGCCGCGCCGCCACCGGCACCGTGGAGGTGACCCTGGTACTGCGCCACGGCTCGCCGCTGCCCACGGTGGCCCAGCTGTGCGCGGATCCCCCGCGCCGCCCGCTCACCCACGACGAGTTCGAGGCGAAGTACGGCACGGATCCGAAGCACCTGAAGACCGTGCGCGCCTTCGCGAAGAAGCACGCGCTGCGCGTCGTGTCCGAGCAGCGCGCCCGGGGCTACGTGGTCCTCCAGGGGACCCCGGCGGCGATGGGCAGGGCCTTCGGCGTGGACCTGCGGCGCTACACCCACGGCCCCACGTCCTACCTGACCCACACGAAGCCGGTGACGCTGCCGCGCGCGCTGCACGGCGTGGCGGAGTGGGTGCTGGGGCTGGACACCCGGCCGCTCGTCACCCACAACGCCGCGTCCCTGCCCGTGCCCCGGGAGCTGGCGAAGCACGCCGGGGTGCGCTCGTACACGGCGCCCCAGGTGGCGAACCTCTACCGCTACCCCCGCAACACGGGCGAGGGCCAGTGCGTGGGCATCATCGAACTGGCGGGCGGCTACCTGCCGGCGGACCTGACCCAGTCCCTGGAGTCCGTGGGCGTGAAGCGCACGGCGCCGGTGGTGAACGTGGGGCCGAATACGGCGGGGCGCTTCGACACCGCCTCCAACGCGGAGGTCACCATGGACGTGGAGCTGGTGGCCTCCGTGTGTCCTGGGGCGACTGTCGTCGTCTACAACGCGGGCTCGAAGGACTACTCGCTGCGCGACTACCACCGCGTCCTGGCGGAGGCCATCAGCGACCGGGTGAACCTGCCGTCGGTGCTGACCACCAGCTGGTCCTTCTACGAAGGCTCGCTCATCCAGCAGGGCGAGGAGCTGGCCTTCGATCGCCTCTTCATCGAGGCCGCGCTCCTGGGCATCACCGTGTGCGCCGCGTCCGGAGACCTGGGCTCGCAGGTGCCCGTGAACGGCCACTCGCCCACCGGCGCCATCACCGTCGCCGCGACGAGCTACCCGGCCGCGAGCGCGCTGGTGCTGGGCTGCGGCGGCACGACAATGGAGGCGCTGGGGGACGTCCTCCACCACGAGCGCGTGTGGAACCGCCTGGGTGAAGCGATGTCCATGGGCGTGCTGGGCAACACCTCCACGGCCGCAGGCGCGAGCAGCGGCGGCGTCAGCACCATGAACGCGCTGCCGCTGTACCAGCGCGGCATGGGCGTGCCCGACCTGGTGACGTCGTCGTGGAAGAACGGCGTCTTCAGCATCTCCCGCGGCACCGGCCGGGGCGTGCCGGACGTCGCGGCGAACGCGGACCTGCACACCGGCTATCAAATCGTCTTCAAGGGCCAGCAGGGCGTCGCCGCGGGCACGAGCGCCGCCGCGCCGATGTGGGCCGCGCTCATCGTCCGCCTCAACGAGGCGCTGGGGGAGCGCGTGGGCTTCCTCCACCCCCGGCTGTACAGGCTCGTCAGCGAGGCCGAGCCCGTCGTCCGCCGCATCACCCAGGGCGGCAACGGCGCGTACTTCGCGAGCCACGAGACGCTGTGGAACGCGTGCACCGGCCTGGGCACGCCGGACGGCGAGGCGCTGCTCGCGGGCCTGCGCAAGCTCCAGCGCCGCAAGCACTGAAGCCCGCTCCCCGCTCTCCGCTCAGATGGCATCCTCGGTGATGCCCAGCTTCCGGCGGACGGCCTGGAACTGGGCGTCCAGCCGGGCCCGGTGCTCCGGCTTGAGCGCCGGCTTGCCCCGGCCCACGCCGCCCTTGTTGATGAAGCCCGCGCCCGGCTCCCGCGGCTCGTACACCACCGTCCGCGGGTCGAACCGGGCGTCGTGCTGCTTCATGTATTCGAAGCCCGTCTTCTCCATCAGCAACGGCAGGTCCTCGTCCGCCACGGGCACGCCCAGGAACGCGCCAATGCGGCGCAGGCACCCTTCGCGGTCCGCGACGAGGTCCGCGTAGCGCACGTGCAGCACGTTCGCGTCCGCGCGGTGCGGCCACCACGAGGCCAGGTGCTCGCCCCACTCGTCCTTGCGCAGCACCTTGTGGACGAACCTGTCGAAGTCCAGGCGCAGGCCGGTCATCACGCAGTTGTGCGTGTAGCGGGACACCAGCGCGTCCGGCGCGGCGCGCGTCACGTAGATGATGCGGCTGTCCGGCGGCGGCCGGAGGAACCCGTACTTCATGTGTGTCTTCAGGATGCGCGGAGTCTCCAGGCCATCCAGCACCTGCTCGGCCCGGGGGGAGAGGATCAGCTCCTCCAGGAACGGCGCCACCTGGAGGATGTGCTCGTACTCGCCCCGGCCCCGGGTGAGGAGCTGGTAGACGATCTGCTGCATCCACGTCGTCCCGGACTTGGGGAAGGTGGAGATGTAGATGTCCCCCGGCCGCGGCTTCAGCCACACATAGCGCAGCCGCAGCCAGCGGGCCGCGTCGAACGGAATCCGGTGCAGCGCGCGCAGCACGTCCAGGAAGCCCACCACGACGTTGAGGACCGCCCTCAGGACAGGGCGGGAATCAGCGGAATCCGAGGCCATGCGCGCTTCATAGCAAACTACGCGGAGCGTCCCCGCACCCGCTCATCCACCAGCGGATGACGTCCGGTGAGCGAGGCCAGGACGATGATCAGCTCCGCGGGCTCGATGGGCTTGGGCACGTGCATCTGGAAGCCCGCGAGCAGGGCCCGGGTGCGGTCCTCCATCCGCGCGAAGGCGGTGAGCGCGATGGCGGGCGTCTGGCCTCCCTGCTCCAGCGGCAGGGCGCGCAGCCTGCGGATGAAGGAGTAGCCGTCCTCTCCCGGCATGCCGATGTCGGAGACGATGACGTGGGGGCGGTGGGCCTGCTGCTTCTCCAGGGCGTCGCGGGCGCTGGAGGCCGTGACGACCTGGGCCCCCCGGCTCTCCAGCACCACGGTGAGCAGCTCGAGCGCGTCGGGCTCGTCGTCCACCACCAGCACCTGCAACCCCTCCAGCACGCTGCGGGCGAGCGACGGCGCCTCCTGGCGCGCCTGGGTCTGGAGGAGGGGCGGACTTCCGCGCGCCGCCGCCGCGGCGGACAGCGGCAGCGTCAGGCGGAAGAGGGCGCCGTGCCCCTCGCCCTCGCTCGTGGCCTCGATGGTGCCTCCGTGCAGCTCCGTGAGGTGCTTCACGATGGCCAGCCCCAGCCCCAGGCCGCCATGCTTCCGGGTGGAGCTTCCGTCCACCTGCCAGAAGCGCTCGAAGATCTGCCCCAGGTAGGCCCGGGGGATGCCCTGGCCGGTGTCCTGGACCTCGATGAGGACGTGGCCCTCCACCCACCGCAGGCGCACGGTGACCTGGCCGCCCCGGGGCGTGAACTTGATGGCGTTGGAGAGCAGGTTCCAGACCATCTGCTGCAGCCGGTCCGCGTCGCCATGGATGGAGCCGGAGCCCGGGGGCAGCTCGGCGCAGAGCGTGACGCCCTTGGCCTCGGCCGCGTGCCGCACGGAATCCAGCGCCGCGTCGATGAACGCGGCGGGGTTCACCGGGCGGATCTCCAGCCGCATCTTGCCGGTGATGATCCGCGACACGTCCAGCAGGTCCTCGATGAGCTGCGTCTGCACCTGCGTGTTGCGCTCCACCGCCTCCAGCGCCCGCGCGGCCTTCTCCGGCCCCAGCTGTCCCGTGCGCAGCATCCGCGTCCAGCCCAGCATCGCCATCAGCGGGGTGCGCAGCTCGTGGGAGACCGCGGCCAGGAACTCGTCCTTGGCGCGGTTGGCCTGCTCGGCGCCCAGGTGCTCCGCCTTGGCCATCTCGAACAGCCGCGCGTTGTCGATGGCGATCTCCGCCCGCCGCGCCAGCTCCTGCACGAGCTCCAGGTCCCGCGCGCCGTAGCGGCGGCCGGAGCGGGAGGCGCACACCTTCAGCGCGCCGAAGACGCGCCGCTGCGCCCACAGGGGGACGATGATCCACGAGCCCGGGCGGATCCCTTCGTCGTCGCCTTGCGGCCCCAGGACCTCCGCGAGGACGTCCTCGGTGAGCTCGGGCACCAGCTCCGGCACCCCCGTGCGCAGCACCCGCGCGACGCCGTGGCTGGCGGTGGCGGACGGAGGCAAGGCCCGGTGCTGTTCGCGCAGCAGCGGCACCCGCGAGGGGTCCGCGTGGGCGACCATCGCCTGGAGCACGGGCCCGGCGTCGTCCTGGAGGTAGACGGCGCACCAGTCCCCCAGCCGGGGGAGGATCAACGCGGACAGCCGCTCCAGCGTGACGGACATCTCCAGCGAGGCGGTGAGCATGGTGCTCGCCTCCGCCAGGAAGCTCAGCGTCTCCGCCGCGCGCTTCTGATCATCGATGTCGGTGCAGGTGCCCAGCCACTGGAGGATGCGGCCGTGCGCGTTGCGCAGCGGCAGGGCCTGGATGAGGTGCCAGCGGTAGGTGCCGTCCGCGTGGCGCAGGATGCGCCCCTCGCACTCGAAGGGCGCCCCCGCCTGGCGGCTCTCGTTCCACTTCCCCAGACAGCCCACCACGTCGTCCGCGTGGATGGCCCCCCGCAGGAGCAGGGTGCTCGCGCTCGCGTTCTCCTCCAGCGAAGGCGTGTGGGGCAGGCCGGTGTAGTCGTACCAGCGCCGGTTGAAGTAGTCGGGCCGGCCGTCGGGGCCCGCCGTCCAGACGATCTGCGGCAGGGCCTCCGCGAGCGCGCGGTGCCGCTGCTCCGCCAGGTGCAGCCGCATGGCCTGGCGCAGGCTCTGCCCCAGCCGCTCGGCGGACAACCGGCCCTTGGCGATGTAGTCGGACGCGCCCGCCTTCATCAGCTCGACGGCCGTCTGTTCGCTGCCCTGGCCGGTGAGGACGATGATGGGGGAGCGCGAGCCCCGGCTGCCCAGCTCGCGCAGCACCCTGAACCCGTCCTCACCCGGCAGGAAGAAGTCCAGGAGGATGACGTCGAAGGCCCCCGCCTTCAGGTGCTCCAGTGCCTCGCTCCCGCTCGTGGCCTCCACCACGTCCACCGACAGCCCGGTGGCGCCCAGGAGTCGCTGGACCAGGAGCCGGTCGACCTCGTCGTCGTCGACGAGCAGCAGCCGGAGGTGCTCGGTCATGGTGGGGACTTCCACGGAGGGAGGGGAGGCAGGGGTGACACTCACGTGAGGCGTTCCTCGGTCCCGGGCCAGGTGAAGTGGAACGTGGCGCCCACGCCTTCGGCCGACTCGACCCAGGCCTGGCCGCCGCGACCCTCCACGAGCTTCTTGACGACACTCAGGCCCATGCCGGCGCCCTCGACCTTGTCGCGCGAGACGAGCGTTTGGAACGGGCTCCAGATCTTCTCGTGGTAGCGGGGCGCGATCCCCTGGCCGTCGTCCGCGACGGAGAAGTGATGGAGGGCGGAGCGGGCCCCCACCTCCACGCGGATCCGCACGTCCTCCCGGCCCGCGTGCTTGAGGGCGTTGGACAGCAGGTGCAGGAAGACCTGCTCCAGCGCCACGCGGTCCGTGACGAGCACCGGCATCCCGGGGCCGGTCTCCAGCCGCGCGGAAGCCCCGGGGGCCAGCCGCGCCATCGCGTCGTGGATCAACCGCTCCACCTCCACCGGCTCGGGCGTGTGGTGGACGCGGCCCGCGCGGCTGTACTCCAGCAGTCCCTCCAGCATGGCCTCCATCCGCTGCACCCGCCCACGCAGCAGCTCCAGGTGCTTGCGTGCCCCGGGACCCGCCTGCGGTCCCAGGTCCTCCTCCAACCACTGGGCCAGGTTGGAGATGCCGCGCAGCGGGGCCCGCAGATCGTGGCTGGCCACGTAGGTGAACTGGTCGAGGTCGGCGCTGTTCTGCCGCAGGGCCTTGCGCAGGCCCTGGACCTCGGCGAGGAGCTCGTCCTTTGTCTTCTGGGAGTCATCCATGGGGGAGGGGGACCGCACACCGGGTCCTCCGCAATACCGTCCCCGCGCGAGGGTCCTCAATCCATGGGCGTGGAGTGAAAGCCAGACAACACTCTCCCGGCGCCTTCCCGAGCAGACGTGCGGAGGGGTGCGTCGCAAAGCAGACAGTCGCCCGAAGGTGCCTGATCTCCGCACGGAAGCGAACGCTAGATGCCGGCGTGCTCGGGCTCCTGTTGAGTCGCGATGCCGCGCAGGCACGAAAGGCTCAAATGACCGCCGTCACCTCCGACAGAACGCTGCACATCCTGTTGATCGAGGACGACGAGGTGGACGTGATGAACGTCCGCCGCGCCTTCCAGAAGAACCACATCGCCAACCCGCTCTACGTCGCCACCAACGGCCTGGAGGGCCTGGAGATGCTGCGCACCGGCAAGGTGCCCGAGGGGCGTCGGCTGGTGCTGCTGGACCTCAACCTGCCCAAGATGAACGGCCTGGAGTTCCTGCGCGTCCTGCGCGCGGATCCGGAGCTGCGCACCGTCTCCGTGGTGGTGCTCACCACGTCCGCGGACGAGCGGGACAAGATCGACGCGTACAACCTGAACGTCGCCGGCTACCTGCTCAAGCCGGTCACGTTCGTCAACTTCGTGGAGGTCATGGCCACGCTCAACAAGTACTGGACCCTCGTGGAGATGCCCTGACATGACCGCGCAGTGGAAGCCAGGAGCGGACGCGGCGGCCCCATTCTTCCTTGGCGGCGGTGAGGTGGGTGCGCTGTACCGGGAGAAGGACTGGAGCGCGCATCCCCTGGGTCCACCGGAGCACTGGCCCCAGAGCCTGAAGACCGCGGTGAGCATGGTGCTGGGCTCCCAGTTCCCGCTCATCGTCCTGTGGGGGCCACAGCTCTACCAGTTCTACAACGACGGCTACCGCCTGCTCATGGGCAGCAAGCACCCCGGTGGCCTGGGACAGGGCAACAGGGAGTGCTGGCCGGAGGTGTGGCACATCAACGAGGCCATCTACCCGCGCATCTTCAACGGGGAGACGGTCAACTTCGAGGAGAAGATGTACCCGCTGGCGCCGCACGGGCGCCCCGAGGAGTACTTCCTCACGCTCTGCTACAGCCCGGTCCGCGACGAGTCCGGCGCGGTGGGCGGCGTCTTCGTCTCCGTCTTCGACGTGACGCGGGAGGTCCGGGCGCGCCAGGAGCGCGACCGCGCGCTGGCGGAGGCGCGGGCGGAGCGCGAGCGCCTGTACGAGGTCTTCATGCAGGCCCCGGCCATCATCGCCGTGCTGGAGGGGCCCGAGCACCGCTTCACCGTGTCCAACCCGCTCTACCAGCAGCTGACGGGCAACCGGGAGCTGCTGGGCAAGCCCGTGCGCGAGGCCCTGCCGGAGATCGCGGACCAGGGCTTCCTGGAGCTGCTGGACACCGTGAGGTCCACGGGCAAGCCCTTCATCGCGCACGACGCGCTGATCCGCCTGGACCGCAAGGGCACCGGCGCGGTGGAGGACCTCTACGCGGACTTCGTCTACCAGCCGCTCAAGGACGCGAGCGGGAGCGTGTTCGGCATCATGGCGCACGCGGTGGAGACCACGGAGCAGGTGCTGGCGCGCAGGAACATCGAAGCGCTGGCGGCCGAGCGCATCGCGATGCTGGGCCACATCGCGGACGCGGTGCTCACCTTCGACACGGCGGGCCGCATCACCTTCCTCAATGACATGGCCCGGGCGCTCTACCCGGGGCTGCGCGTGGGCGCCCCCTTCGCCGCCCAGGCCTTCCGGCAGGAGCGGGTGGACGGCACGCCGCTCCTGGCCGATGAGCTTCCCCCGGCGCGGGCCGGGCGCGGGGAGCGCGTCCTCAACGAGGTGTGGAACGTCTTCACGCCGGAAGGCCTCAAGCTGCGCGTCCAGGGCAGCGCCATCCCGGTCTACACCGAGGGCCGCTCCCTGCTGGGCGTGGTGCTCACCCTGCGCGACATCACCCAGCAGCACCGCCTGGAGCAGCAACTGGAGCTGGAGCGCAACCGGCTGACCCAGGTCTTCATGCAGGCGCCCGCCGCCATCATGGTGGCCCGTGGCCCCAGCCACGTCATCCAGGTCGTCAACCCCGGCTACGCCCAGGTGGCCGGCAACCGGCCCCTGGTGGGGAAGACCATCCCGGACGCCTTCCCGGACCTGGCGGGCCAGGGCCTCTTCGAGCTCTACGACCAGGTGTACGCCACGAAGCAGCCCTTCATCGGGAACGAGGTGCCCGTGCGGGTGGAGCGCTTCGGCCGGGTGGACGACGCGTACTTCAACTTCGTCTACCAGCCGCTCCTCGACGAGGCCGGCGAGTCCTTTGGCGTCATGACCCACGCGGTGGAGGTCACCGACATGGTGCGCGCCCGCCAGCAGGCGGAGGAGCGCAACCGCGAGCTGATGCGGCTCACCCAGGCGCTGGAGCAGTCCAACCGCGAGCTGGATCAATTCGCCTACGTGGCCTCTCACGACCTCAAGGCGCCGCTGCGCGGCATCGCGAACCTGGCGGAGTGGATCAAGGAGGAGGTGGGCGAGAACCTCACCGACGAGGCGCGGGAGTTCATCGCGCGGCTGCACGGCCGCGTGCACCGCATGGAGGCGCTCATCGACGGCATCCTCACCTATTCCCGCGCGGGCAAGATGAACGAGCCGGGCCCCGTGGACACGGACGCCCTGCTCAAGGAGGTGGTGGAGCTGCTGGCCCCGCCGCTGGAGGTGCGGGTGTCGGTGCAGCCGGGGGTGCCCACGTTGAGCGCCGAGCGCGTGAAGCTGCAGCAGGTGTTCCTGAACCTCGTCGGGAACGCCATCAAGTTCACGCGCCTGCACCGGCCGGATCCGCGCATCCAGGTGACGTGGCGGGACGTGGGCGAGCAGTACGCGTTCACCGTCAGCGACAACGGCGCGGGCATCGCCCCGGAGTTCCACGAGCGCATCTGGGGCATCTTCCAGACGCTGGAGAGCCGCGACAGGGTCGAGGGCACCGGCATCGGGCTGTCGGTGGTGCGGAAGATCGTCGAGACCCGCGGCGGCCGGACCTGGGTGGAGTCCGCGCCGGGGCAGGGCGCCGCCTTCCACTTCACCTGGCCCAAGGCATGAGGAACGACATGACGCAGCGTGAACGCTCCGCGCCCCGGATGGCCGCTCCCAACGCCCCCTTCCTCGCCGGAGAGGGGGAGATGGCGGCGCGCATGCGCGAGTTCGACTGGGCAAGCTCCCCGGTCGGTCCGGTGGAGCAGTGGCCCCAGAGCCTGCGCACCGCGGTCAGCGTGTGCCTGGCCTCCAGGCACCCCATCGAGATCTGGTGGGGACCCGAATACGCGCGCCTCTACAACGACGCGTACCGGCCCATCCTCGGCGCGACGAAGCACCCGCAGTTCCTGGGGCGCCCCGGCCGGGAGTGCTGGGGGGAGATCTGGGACGTCATCGGCCCCATGCTCGACAGCGTGCGCGACACGGGCAAGGCGACCTGGTCGGAAGACTTCCCGCTGATGCTGATGCGCAACGGCTACCTGGAGGAGACCTACTTCACGTTCTCCTACGCGCCGCTCTGGAGCGAGGACGGGAGCGTGGGCGGCATCTTCTGCGCTTGCGCGGAGACGACCTCGCGCCTCTTGAGCGAGCGCCGGTTGCGGCTCTTGCGCAACCTGGGCG
The genomic region above belongs to Corallococcus caeni and contains:
- a CDS encoding response regulator, with the translated sequence MTEHLRLLLVDDDEVDRLLVQRLLGATGLSVDVVEATSGSEALEHLKAGAFDVILLDFFLPGEDGFRVLRELGSRGSRSPIIVLTGQGSEQTAVELMKAGASDYIAKGRLSAERLGQSLRQAMRLHLAEQRHRALAEALPQIVWTAGPDGRPDYFNRRWYDYTGLPHTPSLEENASASTLLLRGAIHADDVVGCLGKWNESRQAGAPFECEGRILRHADGTYRWHLIQALPLRNAHGRILQWLGTCTDIDDQKRAAETLSFLAEASTMLTASLEMSVTLERLSALILPRLGDWCAVYLQDDAGPVLQAMVAHADPSRVPLLREQHRALPPSATASHGVARVLRTGVPELVPELTEDVLAEVLGPQGDDEGIRPGSWIIVPLWAQRRVFGALKVCASRSGRRYGARDLELVQELARRAEIAIDNARLFEMAKAEHLGAEQANRAKDEFLAAVSHELRTPLMAMLGWTRMLRTGQLGPEKAARALEAVERNTQVQTQLIEDLLDVSRIITGKMRLEIRPVNPAAFIDAALDSVRHAAEAKGVTLCAELPPGSGSIHGDADRLQQMVWNLLSNAIKFTPRGGQVTVRLRWVEGHVLIEVQDTGQGIPRAYLGQIFERFWQVDGSSTRKHGGLGLGLAIVKHLTELHGGTIEATSEGEGHGALFRLTLPLSAAAAARGSPPLLQTQARQEAPSLARSVLEGLQVLVVDDEPDALELLTVVLESRGAQVVTASSARDALEKQQAHRPHVIVSDIGMPGEDGYSFIRRLRALPLEQGGQTPAIALTAFARMEDRTRALLAGFQMHVPKPIEPAELIIVLASLTGRHPLVDERVRGRSA
- a CDS encoding sensor histidine kinase, producing the protein MRSPSPMDDSQKTKDELLAEVQGLRKALRQNSADLDQFTYVASHDLRAPLRGISNLAQWLEEDLGPQAGPGARKHLELLRGRVQRMEAMLEGLLEYSRAGRVHHTPEPVEVERLIHDAMARLAPGASARLETGPGMPVLVTDRVALEQVFLHLLSNALKHAGREDVRIRVEVGARSALHHFSVADDGQGIAPRYHEKIWSPFQTLVSRDKVEGAGMGLSVVKKLVEGRGGQAWVESAEGVGATFHFTWPGTEERLT
- a CDS encoding response regulator, giving the protein MTAVTSDRTLHILLIEDDEVDVMNVRRAFQKNHIANPLYVATNGLEGLEMLRTGKVPEGRRLVLLDLNLPKMNGLEFLRVLRADPELRTVSVVVLTTSADERDKIDAYNLNVAGYLLKPVTFVNFVEVMATLNKYWTLVEMP
- a CDS encoding PAS domain-containing sensor histidine kinase, translated to MTAQWKPGADAAAPFFLGGGEVGALYREKDWSAHPLGPPEHWPQSLKTAVSMVLGSQFPLIVLWGPQLYQFYNDGYRLLMGSKHPGGLGQGNRECWPEVWHINEAIYPRIFNGETVNFEEKMYPLAPHGRPEEYFLTLCYSPVRDESGAVGGVFVSVFDVTREVRARQERDRALAEARAERERLYEVFMQAPAIIAVLEGPEHRFTVSNPLYQQLTGNRELLGKPVREALPEIADQGFLELLDTVRSTGKPFIAHDALIRLDRKGTGAVEDLYADFVYQPLKDASGSVFGIMAHAVETTEQVLARRNIEALAAERIAMLGHIADAVLTFDTAGRITFLNDMARALYPGLRVGAPFAAQAFRQERVDGTPLLADELPPARAGRGERVLNEVWNVFTPEGLKLRVQGSAIPVYTEGRSLLGVVLTLRDITQQHRLEQQLELERNRLTQVFMQAPAAIMVARGPSHVIQVVNPGYAQVAGNRPLVGKTIPDAFPDLAGQGLFELYDQVYATKQPFIGNEVPVRVERFGRVDDAYFNFVYQPLLDEAGESFGVMTHAVEVTDMVRARQQAEERNRELMRLTQALEQSNRELDQFAYVASHDLKAPLRGIANLAEWIKEEVGENLTDEAREFIARLHGRVHRMEALIDGILTYSRAGKMNEPGPVDTDALLKEVVELLAPPLEVRVSVQPGVPTLSAERVKLQQVFLNLVGNAIKFTRLHRPDPRIQVTWRDVGEQYAFTVSDNGAGIAPEFHERIWGIFQTLESRDRVEGTGIGLSVVRKIVETRGGRTWVESAPGQGAAFHFTWPKA